The genomic stretch GGCCCAGCGTGGGCACGCCGCCGGCCGCCGGCGTCACGAGCACCCGCATGGGTCCTCCTCAGTGGTCGCGGGCCGTCTCCAGGGCGGCTCGGAGCAGCAGCCGCAGCACCGCGGCGGTCTCGGCCCGGGAGTGGCCGAGGTCGCGGCGCAGCAGCTTCCAGGTGCCGACGTCGGTGACCGCGTAGAGCGCGGCCACGGTGCGGCGACGCGCCCGCGGGTCGTCGGGCAGCGAGTCGGCGAACGTCGCCTCGAGCCACGCGGTGTGGTGCCGGCGGCCGAACTCGACGCCCGCAGCCAGCTCGGGGATGCGCTCCGCGACGGCGGCCAGGCGGACGTTCGCGTCGCCGAGCGCCTCGTACTGGCGCATGAGGGCTCGGACGGCCGCATCGACGTCGCCGGGCGCGACGGGCCCGCGGAGCGCCTCGATCTCCGGGGCCACGAACTCCACCACGGCCAGCAGCAGGCCCTCCTTGGAGGAGAAGTGGTTGAGCAGCGTCTGCTCGCTGACGCCCGCGGCGGCCGCGACCTCGGCCAGGCGGACCTCGTCGTACGGCGCCGAGAAGAACCGGTCACGGGCCACGGCGAGGATCCGCTCGCGGGTCCGGCCCACGGTGGCGGCGCGCGCCGTCATGCGATAGCTGCGCGGGGCCTCGCCCATGGACCGGAGAGTGCTCGGCGTTGGGATCCAACCCAAGTGAAATCTTTAGTACGACCCCAACGAAAATGGCTCACCTAGCGTGTCGCGACCGTGCGCCACCGGCCTGGCCCGGAGCGGTCATGTCCCGCCTGCGCGGGACCAGCCTGCGCGGTACCCACCTGATCGGCGCGGCCTGCGTGGCGCCGACCTGGGCTGGGCCCTCTTCTCACCCAGCCACCGGTGAGCGCCGCCCGAGGCGACATGTCGACACGGTTCCTTGTCGCCTTGTCGTGCCCGCGGCGCTGGTGAAGGACCCGCACCTGGGGCGTGGTCCGCTCGTTGGGCCAGGCATGACCAGGGCACAACGCGTCCCGGTCGACGAGCCGCTCATCGACGCGGCAGGCGCCGACTATGCGGACGCCTTCGAGATCGCCCTGCCTCCGGACGACGAGCGCAGCGCGGAGGAGTGGGTGCGGGCGGCCTGGAGCAGTCCCCGCCGGCGCTGCGGCGGCTCATCCTGGTCGCCCACCGGCACGTACTGGCACTGGACCTCGCTCCGCTGGACGCGCCGGGGCACGTCCTGGGCTGGCGGGTCAGGGCGAACGAGCACGACGTGGTCCGGCTCGAGGCGTCCGGACCGCTGGCCGATCCGGTGATCGTGGGACGGCGGCACGCGGACCGCGTGGTCCTCACCACGGCGCTGCGCTACCGACGTCCGTTCGCGGGTGCGCTTTGGACCGTCGTCGGCCCCGTGCACCGGCGGGTCGCGCCCTACCTGCTCGAACGGGCGGGGGACCTCAGCGGTCAGATGACCGGCAGCGGCAGGTAGGAGAGCCGGGCCCGGCGACGGAGGATGACCTTGCGGGTGCCGTCGGGGTGCAGCTGGAGGCGGGCGAGTTCCCACCCTCCGGTGTCCGCCTGCAGGCTCAACATCGTCGCCGCTGCGGACCGGGACGTGCCCGGTGGGATCCGCAGCGGCGCGTACTGGTAATCCGCGGCCGCCTCCATCCCGGCGATTGTGCATCGTGGACGCCGATCGGTCACGCCCTCCCCGCCCCGTCTGCGGCCGGGAAGCCCGACC from Blastococcus sp. PRF04-17 encodes the following:
- a CDS encoding TetR/AcrR family transcriptional regulator, giving the protein MGEAPRSYRMTARAATVGRTRERILAVARDRFFSAPYDEVRLAEVAAAAGVSEQTLLNHFSSKEGLLLAVVEFVAPEIEALRGPVAPGDVDAAVRALMRQYEALGDANVRLAAVAERIPELAAGVEFGRRHHTAWLEATFADSLPDDPRARRRTVAALYAVTDVGTWKLLRRDLGHSRAETAAVLRLLLRAALETARDH
- a CDS encoding DUF5703 family protein → MEAAADYQYAPLRIPPGTSRSAAATMLSLQADTGGWELARLQLHPDGTRKVILRRRARLSYLPLPVI